The following are encoded together in the Scytonema millei VB511283 genome:
- a CDS encoding glycosyl hydrolase family 57, giving the protein MTATAISNLPVLAASRSGLPNICGWEAEIKSVTNHSEPVFLPTTNLRLENLTSGFACALHMHQPTIPAGGNGVISNLQYMFEHPHDGDNHNAGVFAWCYGRMGEFIPQLIAEGCNPRIMLDYSGNLLWGLQQMGREDILNNLKQITCNRQYQPYVEWLGTMWSHAVVPSTPIPDLKLHIQAWQHYFAAIFGYDALRRVKGFSPPEMHLPNHPDTLFEYIKALKECGYRWLLVQEHSVERLDGTGLHHDQKYIPNRLVARNSHGETISITALIKTQGSDTKLVAQMQPYFEAKGRGKQQVGNVTVPSLVTQIADGENGGVMMNEYPRDLFRVYHEIRDAGNNDAGIVALNGTEYLELIEAAGANPDDYPACQAANQHKIWQQVDPDSATPEAVEHAIAQLKATDDRFHMDGASWTNDLSWVKGYENVLAPMNQLSAAFHAKYDPLVQQDPTVTQLPDYLEALLYNLLLETSCFRYWGQGMWTDFARELYRRGEIAVR; this is encoded by the coding sequence ATGACGGCAACAGCTATATCAAACTTACCTGTTTTAGCAGCATCAAGGTCGGGGTTGCCAAATATTTGCGGCTGGGAGGCGGAAATAAAGTCGGTAACGAACCACAGCGAACCCGTGTTTTTACCCACTACCAATTTGCGTCTAGAAAATCTGACTTCTGGATTTGCTTGCGCCCTGCACATGCACCAACCGACAATTCCCGCAGGTGGTAATGGGGTCATCAGCAATCTGCAATATATGTTTGAACATCCTCACGATGGGGATAACCACAACGCCGGAGTCTTTGCCTGGTGCTACGGACGCATGGGGGAATTTATTCCACAGTTGATTGCTGAAGGTTGCAACCCTCGAATTATGTTGGACTATTCGGGTAATCTATTGTGGGGATTGCAGCAAATGGGGCGAGAAGATATTCTGAACAATCTCAAACAGATAACTTGCAATCGCCAATACCAACCTTACGTAGAATGGCTGGGGACGATGTGGAGTCATGCTGTTGTCCCTTCTACGCCAATTCCCGATCTCAAGCTGCACATTCAAGCTTGGCAGCATTATTTTGCCGCAATTTTTGGCTACGATGCTTTGCGGCGTGTTAAGGGTTTTTCTCCTCCCGAAATGCACTTACCCAACCACCCAGATACCCTATTTGAATACATTAAAGCTTTGAAAGAATGCGGTTATCGCTGGTTGCTGGTACAAGAACATTCCGTGGAACGTTTGGATGGTACGGGGTTGCACCACGACCAAAAATACATTCCCAACCGTTTAGTGGCGCGAAATTCACACGGTGAAACGATTAGCATTACGGCGCTGATTAAAACTCAAGGATCGGATACGAAATTAGTTGCCCAGATGCAGCCTTATTTTGAAGCCAAAGGGCGAGGGAAGCAACAAGTTGGTAACGTCACTGTACCCTCTCTCGTAACCCAAATTGCTGATGGAGAAAATGGCGGCGTGATGATGAATGAATATCCCCGCGATTTATTTCGGGTGTATCATGAAATTCGCGATGCTGGCAATAATGACGCGGGAATCGTAGCACTAAATGGCACGGAATATTTGGAATTGATTGAGGCGGCTGGCGCTAATCCCGATGATTATCCAGCTTGTCAAGCGGCGAACCAACACAAAATCTGGCAGCAAGTCGATCCAGACAGTGCGACTCCAGAAGCGGTAGAACATGCGATCGCGCAATTAAAAGCCACTGACGACCGATTTCACATGGATGGTGCATCTTGGACGAACGATCTCAGCTGGGTCAAAGGTTACGAAAATGTTTTAGCACCGATGAATCAACTCAGTGCAGCATTTCATGCAAAGTACGACCCACTAGTACAGCAAGATCCGACTGTAACTCAGCTTCCTGACTACCTTGAAGCCTTGTTGTATAACTTATTGTTGGAAACTAGTTGTTTCCGCTATTGGGGACAGGGAATGTGGACTGACTTTGCCCGCGAACTCTATCGACGGGGAGAAATCGCAGTTCGTTAG
- a CDS encoding 2Fe-2S iron-sulfur cluster-binding protein yields MLASLRQIENPILRSVTGASAAFAIATIVSGAVVGLVNVKDKAKLGVYASLLGTGCGALVGLVTGRKVSIQESTARSTATSKTWQDWRNFVVVRKVKESEEITSFYLKPEDNSEIPSFQPGQFLTIKLDIPGQAKPVIRTYSLSDFPEPCEYYRLSIKREPAPQGLEVQPGIASNFMHDRIHEGAVISAKPPRGNFVLDVNQSLPAVLISNGVGITPMLSMVKACSRLNPNRQIWFLHGARDGRFHAFRDEVLAIAQQNPNLHVHFCYSRLRVEDEGNYHSIGYVDAALVRSLVQQEAEYFLCGSPPFMESIMAGLKESGVASSSILFESFGKPMKATSERQLSVVSGDEEVAAAEIIFAKSGKTLTWHEGEGTILEFAEANDLDPAYSCRAGICGTCQCNIQAGEVTYQEPPTAEIDEGAVLICISKPKTARVVLDL; encoded by the coding sequence ATGCTTGCAAGTCTTAGACAAATTGAGAATCCTATACTCAGGAGTGTAACAGGAGCAAGTGCTGCTTTTGCGATCGCGACGATTGTTTCTGGTGCAGTCGTAGGTCTAGTCAATGTCAAAGATAAAGCTAAATTGGGCGTGTATGCTTCATTGCTGGGAACTGGTTGCGGTGCTTTGGTGGGCTTAGTTACTGGGAGAAAGGTAAGTATACAAGAATCTACTGCTCGGTCAACAGCTACTAGCAAAACTTGGCAAGACTGGCGCAATTTTGTGGTCGTTCGCAAGGTCAAAGAAAGCGAAGAAATCACCTCTTTCTATCTCAAACCAGAGGATAACAGTGAAATTCCTAGCTTTCAACCAGGGCAGTTTTTAACAATTAAACTAGATATTCCTGGGCAAGCTAAACCTGTTATTCGGACTTACTCGCTCTCAGATTTCCCTGAACCTTGCGAATACTATCGTCTTTCAATTAAACGGGAACCAGCGCCTCAAGGGTTAGAAGTACAACCAGGAATTGCCTCTAACTTTATGCACGATCGCATCCATGAAGGAGCGGTAATTTCTGCTAAGCCACCTAGAGGTAACTTTGTTCTTGATGTCAATCAGTCTTTACCAGCCGTACTCATTAGCAATGGGGTGGGAATTACTCCCATGCTTAGTATGGTAAAAGCTTGTAGCCGCCTCAATCCCAACCGACAGATTTGGTTTTTGCATGGGGCGCGAGATGGTCGATTTCATGCCTTTCGAGATGAAGTACTGGCGATCGCACAGCAGAATCCCAATCTACACGTCCATTTTTGCTACAGCCGTCTGCGAGTGGAAGACGAAGGAAACTATCACAGTATCGGTTATGTTGATGCGGCTCTGGTTAGAAGCTTAGTCCAGCAAGAGGCAGAATATTTTCTCTGCGGTTCTCCGCCTTTTATGGAGTCGATTATGGCAGGACTCAAAGAATCGGGAGTAGCTAGCAGTAGCATCTTGTTTGAGTCTTTCGGTAAACCAATGAAAGCTACATCCGAGAGACAACTTTCTGTTGTAAGTGGAGATGAGGAAGTTGCAGCAGCAGAAATTATCTTTGCAAAATCGGGCAAAACCCTCACTTGGCACGAGGGTGAAGGAACGATTCTGGAGTTTGCCGAAGCTAACGATCTCGATCCTGCCTATAGTTGTCGTGCAGGTATCTGCGGCACTTGTCAGTGCAACATCCAAGCTGGCGAAGTGACTTACCAGGAACCACCAACCGCAGAGATTGATGAGGGTGCGGTACTGATCTGCATTTCTAAACCGAAAACGGCAAGAGTTGTTCTCGATCTTTGA
- a CDS encoding glycoside hydrolase family 10 protein — protein MKLYLKLYVILRQWWRSLKYLALLLGTLLAVTIPNSISPVAIAQQPFEEIRGVWMTNNDTSTLIDRDKMQAAVSQLARLHFNTIYPVVWNSGYAQYDSNVARQTGIQTFVRKGLQGQDPLADLAATAHRQGLLVVPWFEFGFMTPPTSELALQHPNWLTQKRDGSKTSIDVAGEVVWLNPFHPEVQQFITALVREVVTKYDVDGIQFDDHMSLPREFGYDKYTVALYKKETKRSPAHPGDAAWMRWRADKITAFMTQLNQTVKQSKPKAIFAVAPNYYDFAYKFHLQDWLAWVRNGIVDELIVQVYRPELQSFLQQLARPEIQEVQQKIPTGIGILTGLRNDPVPMQRIQAQVRATRDRGLGVAFFFYQSLWDYAPEPSEQRQSYFQALFRSPASRIASARAAAIEEPILQP, from the coding sequence ATGAAATTATATTTGAAATTATACGTAATCCTTAGACAGTGGTGGCGATCGCTGAAGTATCTTGCCTTACTCTTAGGTACATTGTTAGCCGTAACCATACCGAATAGTATTTCTCCTGTGGCGATCGCCCAGCAACCTTTTGAGGAAATTCGCGGCGTGTGGATGACAAATAACGATACGAGTACCCTCATCGACCGTGACAAAATGCAAGCTGCCGTCAGCCAACTAGCGCGGCTGCACTTCAACACGATCTATCCCGTCGTCTGGAATTCTGGATACGCTCAGTATGATAGCAACGTAGCACGACAAACAGGGATTCAAACCTTCGTGCGCAAAGGTTTGCAGGGACAAGATCCTTTAGCCGATCTCGCTGCCACAGCCCATCGCCAAGGCTTACTCGTCGTTCCCTGGTTTGAGTTTGGTTTCATGACTCCCCCCACTTCAGAATTGGCATTGCAACACCCGAATTGGCTAACCCAAAAACGGGATGGGAGCAAAACTTCAATTGATGTTGCGGGTGAGGTTGTATGGCTCAATCCCTTCCATCCAGAAGTTCAGCAATTTATCACCGCACTAGTACGGGAGGTCGTGACTAAGTACGATGTCGATGGGATTCAGTTTGACGATCACATGAGTTTACCGCGTGAATTTGGCTATGACAAATATACGGTGGCTCTGTACAAGAAGGAAACCAAGCGCAGTCCAGCCCATCCTGGCGATGCAGCGTGGATGCGTTGGCGGGCTGATAAAATTACGGCATTTATGACTCAACTCAATCAAACAGTTAAACAAAGCAAGCCCAAAGCAATTTTTGCCGTCGCCCCCAACTACTACGACTTTGCTTATAAATTTCACTTGCAAGACTGGCTAGCGTGGGTGCGTAACGGAATTGTTGACGAACTGATCGTGCAAGTCTACCGTCCAGAACTGCAAAGTTTTCTCCAACAACTTGCCCGCCCCGAAATTCAAGAGGTACAACAAAAGATTCCTACTGGTATCGGCATTCTTACGGGCTTGAGAAACGATCCAGTCCCAATGCAACGGATTCAGGCACAGGTGAGGGCTACACGCGATCGCGGTTTAGGTGTAGCTTTCTTCTTTTACCAAAGTTTATGGGATTACGCCCCAGAACCAAGCGAACAGCGACAGTCTTACTTTCAGGCATTGTTCCGTTCTCCTGCTTCCCGTATTGCATCTGCACGGGCTGCTGCGATCGAAGAACCGATATTGCAACCGTGA
- a CDS encoding SDR family NAD(P)-dependent oxidoreductase, with protein sequence MRLEGKVALVTGSSQGIGQGIVVRLAQEGADVVINYRSHPEGAEETLAKVQAAGGRCYMAGCAKSQGYTVKADLGDVNQVRQLVAESIEHFGKLDILVNNAGIEKHAPFWEVTEADYDAVMNVNLKGVFFATQTFVQHLITTKRPGKIINISSVHEELPFPNFTAYCASKGGMKMLTRNLAVELGSLGITINNVAPGAIETPINTKLLNDPQKLGALLHNIPLGRLGQPQDVASVVAFLASSDADYITGSTFFVDGGLLWNYQEQ encoded by the coding sequence ATGAGACTTGAAGGTAAAGTTGCCCTGGTAACGGGTAGCAGTCAAGGAATCGGACAGGGAATTGTCGTGCGTCTTGCCCAAGAAGGAGCAGATGTTGTCATTAACTACCGATCGCACCCAGAAGGAGCGGAGGAAACCTTAGCAAAGGTACAGGCTGCTGGTGGTAGATGCTACATGGCTGGATGCGCTAAATCTCAAGGTTACACGGTTAAGGCAGATTTAGGTGATGTGAATCAGGTGCGTCAGCTAGTTGCAGAAAGTATCGAACATTTTGGCAAGCTAGATATTTTGGTCAACAACGCTGGAATTGAAAAACACGCTCCATTTTGGGAAGTGACGGAAGCTGATTACGATGCGGTAATGAATGTCAATTTGAAGGGAGTTTTCTTTGCAACTCAAACCTTTGTGCAACATCTAATTACAACCAAAAGACCTGGCAAGATTATCAACATTAGTTCGGTGCATGAGGAACTGCCCTTTCCTAACTTTACAGCGTATTGTGCCAGTAAGGGTGGTATGAAAATGCTGACACGCAATTTAGCAGTTGAATTGGGTTCGCTGGGCATCACAATTAACAATGTCGCACCAGGAGCAATAGAAACACCGATCAACACCAAACTCTTGAACGACCCCCAAAAGTTAGGTGCGCTCTTGCACAATATTCCTCTCGGTCGTCTGGGACAACCGCAAGATGTTGCTTCTGTTGTTGCCTTCTTAGCATCCTCTGATGCTGACTACATTACAGGTAGTACCTTTTTTGTCGATGGTGGACTGCTTTGGAACTATCAGGAGCAATAG
- a CDS encoding GMC oxidoreductase, whose amino-acid sequence MTNHYDIIIIGTGAGGGTLAYKLAASGKKILILERGPFLPREKANWDTKTVFNSDRYHNSEVWYDKNGNELHPGMSYFVGGNTKVYGAALFRLREKDFEKFQHRDGISPEWALKYKDFEPYYVEAEKLYQVHGKSGEDSTEPFRSQEFPYPAVSHEPRIQEVSDILKGRGLHPYHTPVGIHLNEAQRYLSACIRCNTCDGFPCLVQAKSDAEVSAVRPAIAQDNVTLLTEAKVLKLHTSASGRAISSVEVEIRDPESGQAQIQRFSGDIVAIACGAINSSVLLLKSANDKHPNGLANSSDLVGRNFMKHVLGSIIGVSKKPNPTNFQKTLSINDFYWGEEGYEYPMGQIQTLGKVSKEALEGNPEAYAPLTPEQVASHSIDWWLTTEDLPDLNNRIRVDGDKIILDYTENNSESYDRLEKRWIDILKSIECGQEILPNCSYFVKGGKTYFTGKLPLDGVGHQVGTCRFGEEPKTSVLDLNCRTHDIDNLYVVDGSFFCSSGAVNPTLTIIANALRVGEHLSERMG is encoded by the coding sequence ATGACTAACCATTACGACATTATTATTATCGGTACGGGGGCGGGTGGCGGTACGCTAGCTTATAAACTGGCTGCTAGTGGTAAGAAAATCCTAATTCTGGAGCGGGGACCATTTCTGCCGAGGGAGAAAGCGAATTGGGATACTAAAACGGTTTTTAATAGCGATCGCTACCACAATTCTGAAGTTTGGTATGACAAAAACGGTAACGAATTGCACCCAGGCATGAGTTATTTTGTGGGTGGCAATACAAAAGTTTATGGTGCGGCTCTATTTCGGTTACGCGAAAAAGATTTTGAAAAATTCCAGCACAGAGACGGCATTTCGCCAGAATGGGCGCTGAAGTACAAAGACTTTGAACCTTATTATGTCGAGGCAGAAAAACTCTATCAAGTGCATGGTAAGAGTGGCGAAGACTCGACGGAACCTTTTCGCTCTCAAGAATTTCCCTATCCTGCTGTCAGCCACGAACCCAGAATTCAAGAAGTCTCAGATATCCTCAAAGGCAGAGGTTTGCACCCCTACCATACTCCGGTAGGCATCCATTTAAATGAAGCCCAGCGCTACTTGAGTGCTTGTATCCGTTGCAATACTTGCGATGGTTTTCCCTGTCTGGTTCAGGCTAAATCTGATGCTGAGGTGAGTGCCGTGCGTCCTGCGATCGCGCAAGATAACGTTACACTGCTGACGGAAGCAAAGGTGCTGAAATTGCATACGAGTGCATCGGGACGAGCAATTTCTAGCGTAGAGGTAGAGATACGCGATCCCGAATCTGGGCAAGCGCAAATTCAAAGATTTTCTGGGGATATTGTGGCGATCGCCTGTGGCGCGATTAACTCATCCGTACTGCTGCTCAAATCTGCCAATGATAAACATCCCAACGGTTTAGCCAATAGCTCTGACTTGGTGGGGCGCAATTTTATGAAGCACGTCTTGGGTTCGATTATTGGCGTTTCCAAAAAACCTAACCCAACTAATTTTCAAAAAACTCTGTCAATCAACGATTTCTACTGGGGTGAGGAAGGTTACGAATACCCGATGGGACAGATTCAAACTTTGGGTAAAGTTAGCAAAGAGGCGCTAGAAGGCAATCCAGAAGCTTACGCTCCCCTAACTCCTGAGCAAGTTGCCAGCCATTCGATTGATTGGTGGCTGACAACTGAAGATTTGCCCGATCTTAATAATCGCATTCGGGTGGATGGAGACAAAATTATCCTCGACTACACCGAAAATAATTCCGAATCCTACGATCGCCTAGAAAAGCGTTGGATTGATATTCTCAAATCAATTGAATGCGGTCAAGAAATCTTGCCTAACTGTTCCTATTTCGTCAAAGGGGGCAAAACTTATTTTACGGGTAAATTACCTTTAGATGGTGTAGGGCATCAGGTGGGGACTTGCCGTTTTGGGGAAGAGCCTAAAACTTCAGTATTGGATCTCAATTGTCGCACCCACGATATAGATAATCTCTACGTTGTTGATGGTAGTTTCTTCTGTTCCAGTGGAGCCGTAAACCCAACACTGACGATTATTGCTAATGCTTTGCGAGTGGGAGAACATTTGAGCGAGCGGATGGGATAA
- a CDS encoding VOC family protein — MTRKLTQTARVLLAVGTFVAMPQAVREATFATTHNQVYPQPRNQPAATSITQSAQPAVTAVESVGMTVADMDRSIDFYSQVLSFQKVSDVEVLGTQYEQLQGLFGVRMRVVRMRLGSEFIELTEYLTPKGKPFPVDSRSNDRWFQHIAIAVNDMDKAYQHLRKFKVQHASTAPQRIPDWNKAAAGIRAFYFRDPDGHYLETIYFPPGKGDPKWQKPTNQLFLGIDHTAIVVSNTAASLKFYRDLLGMRLAGESENYGTEQEHLNNVFGARLHISGLRSRLASPGIEFLEYLTPRDGRPLPTDARPNDLLHWQTTLVVKDAAAVAQKLQRDRATFVSPSVVAIPGQKLGFKKGFLVRDPDGHVMRLVEK, encoded by the coding sequence ATGACTAGGAAACTAACCCAGACCGCCAGAGTCCTGTTGGCAGTTGGTACATTTGTCGCGATGCCACAGGCGGTTCGCGAAGCGACCTTCGCAACCACCCACAATCAAGTATACCCGCAGCCACGTAACCAGCCAGCTGCAACATCTATAACTCAGTCAGCTCAGCCAGCCGTCACTGCTGTAGAATCGGTGGGAATGACCGTTGCAGACATGGATCGTTCCATTGATTTCTATTCTCAAGTGCTTTCCTTCCAGAAAGTTTCTGATGTGGAAGTTTTGGGAACCCAATACGAACAATTGCAAGGATTGTTTGGCGTGCGGATGCGCGTGGTTAGGATGCGGTTGGGTAGCGAATTCATCGAGCTAACTGAGTACCTCACCCCCAAGGGCAAGCCATTTCCAGTTGATTCGCGTAGTAACGATCGCTGGTTTCAACACATTGCGATCGCAGTTAACGATATGGATAAAGCCTACCAGCACTTACGCAAGTTCAAGGTACAACACGCCTCCACAGCCCCGCAACGCATTCCCGACTGGAACAAAGCAGCAGCAGGGATTCGTGCCTTTTATTTCCGCGATCCAGATGGTCATTACCTGGAAACGATTTATTTTCCTCCAGGTAAAGGCGATCCAAAATGGCAAAAGCCAACAAACCAATTATTTTTGGGTATTGACCACACCGCGATCGTTGTTTCTAATACCGCAGCTAGCCTGAAATTCTACCGCGATCTTCTAGGCATGAGACTAGCGGGAGAAAGCGAAAATTACGGCACAGAACAAGAGCATCTCAACAACGTATTTGGGGCAAGGTTGCATATTAGTGGTTTGCGATCGCGCCTTGCTTCCCCTGGAATTGAGTTTCTAGAGTACCTCACCCCCAGAGATGGGCGACCTTTGCCAACGGATGCTCGTCCCAACGATTTGCTGCATTGGCAGACTACGCTTGTGGTGAAAGATGCAGCAGCAGTTGCTCAGAAATTGCAACGCGATCGGGCTACGTTTGTTTCTCCTAGCGTCGTGGCGATACCTGGGCAGAAGTTGGGATTTAAAAAGGGCTTTTTGGTCAGAGATCCCGATGGTCATGTCATGCGGCTGGTGGAGAAGTAA
- a CDS encoding MIP/aquaporin family protein — MNALRRHYPEYLMEAAGLGIFMISASVVTALLEHPASPLRQTIADPLLRRCIIGVAMGLTAIAIIYSPWGKQSGAHINPVVTLTFFHLGKIKPWDAFFYIVAQFVGGLLGVWLVAVVSRDAIADPAVNYIVTVPGTAGAGIAFIAEAIISFGIMLTILFVSNTPKLARYTGLFAGLLVATYITVEAPLSGMSMNPARTLASAIPAQNWTAIWVYFIAPLLGMLLASELYVRLKGRNAVRCAKLHHHNHKRCIFRCGYRKQ; from the coding sequence ATGAACGCTCTACGTCGTCACTATCCTGAATATTTGATGGAAGCTGCGGGACTTGGCATTTTTATGATTTCTGCCAGTGTTGTGACAGCCTTGCTGGAGCATCCAGCTTCACCACTGCGACAAACAATTGCCGATCCGTTATTACGCCGTTGCATCATTGGGGTAGCGATGGGATTGACCGCGATCGCCATTATATATTCCCCTTGGGGTAAGCAGTCTGGAGCGCACATTAATCCGGTTGTCACGCTGACGTTCTTCCATTTGGGCAAGATTAAGCCTTGGGATGCATTTTTTTACATCGTGGCGCAATTTGTCGGCGGACTGTTGGGAGTGTGGTTAGTTGCAGTCGTCTCGAGGGATGCGATCGCCGATCCAGCAGTCAATTATATCGTCACTGTTCCTGGGACTGCTGGTGCAGGTATTGCATTCATTGCGGAAGCAATTATTTCCTTCGGAATTATGCTGACGATTCTGTTTGTATCCAATACCCCGAAATTGGCACGATATACCGGACTGTTTGCCGGACTGCTAGTTGCAACTTACATCACGGTAGAAGCGCCATTATCAGGTATGAGCATGAATCCAGCTCGAACTCTTGCCTCGGCAATTCCCGCACAGAATTGGACGGCAATTTGGGTTTATTTCATTGCTCCACTTTTAGGGATGCTGCTAGCATCTGAACTTTACGTGCGCCTTAAAGGTCGGAACGCAGTGCGCTGCGCCAAACTCCACCATCACAATCACAAACGCTGTATTTTTCGCTGTGGCTATAGGAAACAGTGA
- a CDS encoding DUF305 domain-containing protein yields MNAFVKSIALTTIGLAIATTSASAAQANNPDTNTTSHANIVEFDRQIAQISPSSRLNETRSRRFIDEMIMLRMKMVEAAEEALQSPNPEIKRMAQEVIKTSNNEIKKMMEMRGKFGIYEDG; encoded by the coding sequence ATGAATGCTTTTGTAAAAAGTATTGCTTTAACGACTATTGGCTTAGCTATAGCAACTACCTCTGCAAGTGCTGCACAGGCAAATAATCCAGATACTAACACTACTAGCCATGCAAATATTGTCGAATTCGATCGTCAAATAGCTCAAATCTCGCCATCTAGTCGTCTGAATGAGACAAGATCGAGACGTTTCATCGATGAGATGATTATGCTTCGGATGAAAATGGTCGAAGCAGCTGAGGAAGCACTTCAGTCTCCGAATCCTGAAATCAAACGCATGGCACAGGAGGTCATCAAAACTAGTAATAATGAAATTAAAAAAATGATGGAAATGCGGGGGAAATTTGGTATATATGAAGATGGTTAA
- a CDS encoding Tab2/Atab2 family RNA-binding protein → MTNDKLIWQADFYRRPWRDDTGQVLWELLICDAEGGSRSDHRTGNFRYEAICPQAAANASWLVEQLQLAASQLPDIIQVFRPQSLSLIAAAGQKLGIPVEPTRRTGALKQWLRSRIPQYSTNGESYNPLAIDKPPPVPLPENLWGDRWRFASLPAGDLEAAFKDRPLPILDMPESLLPLNLGLASTIAVPGVIIYGDRKSMQLARWLQAAQPIALNYVSGELAGLVLEAGLADRWVVATFSDSEAIASAQTYAQRQQQSQGLHFLLVQPDDSGMTYTGFWLLRDE, encoded by the coding sequence ATGACCAATGACAAATTAATTTGGCAAGCTGATTTTTATCGTCGCCCGTGGCGAGATGATACCGGACAGGTATTGTGGGAATTGTTAATCTGCGATGCCGAAGGCGGTTCGCGAAGCGACCATCGCACTGGGAATTTTCGCTACGAAGCCATATGCCCTCAAGCAGCAGCCAATGCATCGTGGCTGGTAGAACAGTTGCAATTAGCTGCATCTCAGCTACCAGATATAATCCAAGTCTTTCGACCCCAATCTCTCAGTTTAATCGCTGCCGCAGGGCAAAAACTAGGTATTCCCGTAGAACCAACGCGGCGCACTGGGGCATTGAAACAGTGGTTGCGATCGCGCATACCTCAGTATTCCACTAATGGAGAATCCTACAACCCCCTCGCTATAGACAAACCACCCCCCGTCCCCCTACCAGAAAATTTGTGGGGCGATCGCTGGCGTTTTGCTAGTCTACCAGCAGGAGATCTCGAAGCTGCATTTAAAGACCGTCCGCTGCCGATCTTAGACATGCCGGAATCTCTACTCCCCCTAAATTTAGGCTTAGCATCGACAATTGCCGTTCCAGGGGTAATCATCTATGGTGACAGAAAATCCATGCAGTTAGCCCGTTGGTTGCAAGCAGCGCAGCCGATTGCCCTCAACTACGTTTCAGGCGAATTAGCGGGATTAGTTTTAGAAGCAGGGTTAGCAGATCGGTGGGTTGTAGCGACTTTTTCTGATAGTGAGGCGATCGCATCTGCTCAAACTTACGCACAGCGTCAGCAACAGAGTCAAGGTTTGCATTTTTTGTTGGTTCAACCCGATGACTCGGGCATGACTTATACTGGTTTCTGGCTGTTACGAGATGAGTAG